The Eriocheir sinensis breed Jianghai 21 chromosome 21, ASM2467909v1, whole genome shotgun sequence genome includes the window AAATGAAATAATAGTGActgacacttttacaagtatagTTTTATTATATAAGGAAAACTTTAGGTAATGTGTGACATCAAAGTGCCCTGCTATATGACCTTTTCTTCTATGGACCACTAAGACCCAGCCAGTTATGGAAACTTACTTATGCTTTCCTCCTCTGCAGCAGCAGAAGTAAATAAGTCCACCCATAATGAGCAGCATCACCAGGCCACCCACACCTCCGCCAACCTCTTCTCCCATATTATCGTTGCCTGAAAAAGTCAAGGCTCATGACAAATCCTTCAAAGGCAACCATGCAAAATACCAAAATGTAGTTTAACCACtagactgcagatttcctacaagaagatatcaccaagctacaggaatggaacaaaaagtgtgtgctacaattcagtgaagaaaaatgtaaagtcatgcaccttgggaggggatatccagcataccaataccacatgggaaacactccattatccaccacagaggcagagaaagacctgggactacatgttaccaggctaccagtggaagccaaatccgtgccattcACAGCGGACTGGTTAATTATACAGGGCATCGCCATATCTTCCAGAAGCACagttaaatgaaaaaaacaatgctAGCTGgaaaaataattgagaaacaggaaaatattaACCAAAATCTTGTGTCAATACTTTCGTCCCAATTCACATGTATCCCAGACCATGGTtactctctctctaaaaaaaattgACATCTTTTATCACTTCTCCTATATGCACAAATGAGATAAGAACACACATTTCCCCTTCCATTCAAATCACTTATAGTCTATATGACCTTACCAACTAGAAGTGAAATGTTACATTTTTAAGAATATTAAAgctaaaccatttcaaatagtccgttgagGAGTTGGCTTCCATtgatcctttcctccattctgcttagccacacagtcccaacacctattttttcctctcatatgttacctctagctaacatatgagaggaagggatagatgttgggactgtgtggcagagcagaggggagaaaaggacctGCGGAAGCCAACGCCTCAACAGACTACTTAAAATGGTTTGACTCTGTTACCATTTGTAAACTTGTACACTTTCCCATGTGTTAATTTTTACCATTTTCAGTTTAACATTGTGAGTAGAGATGCATGAATTAAAACTTCAGCAAACATAAGGAGTCACATGTCTAGAATAATGCCAACTGAAATTCTTTGGCAGTTTAAAACTATTAGATGACTCTCactaacctccctttcctttgaTTTTACCACCAGGTTGGTTGGGGTTGTAGCCTGGTTGGTTGGGGTTGTAGCCTGGTTGATTGGGGTTGTAGCCAGGTTGGTTGGGGTTGTAGCCAGGTTGGTTGGGGTTGTAGCCAGGTTGGTTGGGGTTGTAGCCTGGTTGATTTGGGTTGTATCCAGGTTGGGGCTGCTGGGGAGGCTTGTCTTTGGGTGATGCTGGGGCAGGTGGTGGGGCAGGTTTAGGTTTATTGGGCTCATAGTCAAGGGGAAGGCCCAGGTCATCTAttgcaccaccacctcctcctcctccgccctggGATCCCCCTCCACGAGTTTTAGAGCAAAAGGATAGTGCCTTGTCCTCTGTAGTACCAGGAGGGCAGGCACAGTGGGTGCCTTTGCACACAGCACCATACAGGGAGTCACAGGGGTCGGTCACCTCCCCCTTTGCAGGATCTAAGTTACATTTTGTTCCTTTGATCCCTGAAATAAAAGTGCCATCAGTGAGAAAAATATTGATTATAAGTGAAAAAGTGTAGGTTCTAAGAGGTGAATAATGTAATAATTCAAATAATTCCATATACAGGGGTAGACAGTCTCCACATAAAAGGTACTTAAATTTAAAATATATTATTTCAAAAGTAGAAAATGCATTTCACAAGTTAGTGAGCCAATTCATGACATTACCGAGTTATCAAAATAAGTGTCGCAGAACTGGAAGATGGTAAAACTAGCTTAGCTTAATTCTATGTCTGAGGAAGTAATCAGGAAAACAGACCATACAACGTGTTCAAGTTCCATTTATGGTGATGGAAGCCACAGGAGTGATGActgactggtgtgtgtgtatgtgtgtgtagctaTGTATACCcggcgcgtggctgcggtgctaaTCTCCGATCcgctggcccttgagtctgtggtaggTAACTGTTATTATATTCGCTTATATTTTTACCAATAAATGAGAATGTTATCCCGAGCTTGGAGGAAGAATCGCGAACCTTTGTGAATGAGGCCTCTTGCGACGGGCGAattagagtaggaggaggacactATTTCATCTGGTTACTTCATCTACGTGAAAAGTGGTGTACatggttttgaaaatatatatatacggatgTGTTTTAGTTTATGTATGGAAATGAACACGAGAGGAAGAGAGTTTGGAGGAGTGAACAGTGGcgcccacgcacacacatttaacaagtctttcgtaggagttttggacatttccaggggtacttttatgaccctcgtggtagtttgaccctttctctgtactatgaacgtaaaacaaccactcatgaaaacccgattaatctcctgtatggcctttggaaatagttaacatGAGAGGTGAAAGCGTCAGAGAATACCAACCCAGCACAGCTCACGCCCAGTTTTACCTCATCCCCCGAACCCTTTGCACCCACTCCTCTCATTCCGTGCAGGTGTGTCTAGTTAGTTCTTCTTTAATGCTCTCTCCTTTAACGTGCACGGACCGAGGCATCTCAAATACGCAACAGGTTTGCCAAGGTAGGCTACACAGGCGGTGAAGCGCGTGCCCGACCTTGCTTGTAGTTGCCAGTTGTTCGTTCCCAAGGCaaatatgttttttctttttttttcatttcatgctCCCAGTATTGGTGCATTTAATCGCCTATGTCTGGGGTtctagggtcgtattttaaaacatttcgtcgccaagttcacatatttgacatggctttcgtaggaggtgtaggcctttccaggtgtagtttcatgaccctggtggtagtttgacccttcttctgtgccatgaaccttaaaaaaacactcatgaaaacccgactgatcccctctttgacctttagaaatagttgatgtgagaagcgatggtgtcttaaaatacggccctataTAGCCCCGGCGTAATAATTTTTCGTCTGGTCAAAGTATACCAGTGAGGATGCCAAGCCGTGTTGGATAAAGGGCATATGGCATACAGGCTTGAAAGGCGTTACAAGGTCAAGCTATCTGAATGCATAATTTTCCCTTCGCTTCTTTTCTCACATCCGCCTCGGTAAAACAGATAACGATGTGAtgacgctactactactactactactactactactactactgatccAACAACGGGCATACCTATGTAATGTTAGCTATCACTAAAACAACGCGTGCAGTCAAAAGACATACCTAAACATTACATTCAAAAGTCAATTTACGCGTGCAGTCAAAAGACATACCTAAACAGTACACTCAAAAGTCAATGAAAAAAGTGTTTGTAGTAGCGATCGAACAAATCAGTTGGCATTGTGACACTTGAATGCATAATTtcccttcactcactctctctctctctctctctctctctctctctctctcgacaaaacAGATAACGATGTGATGACgatacttcttcttctactactactactacaactgctactactactactactactactactactactactactactactattgctgctactgttattactactgctgctgctactactactac containing:
- the LOC127001474 gene encoding calcium-binding protein P-like isoform X2 is translated as MWCVAAAAVLLAAATPSQGFGVGIKGTKCNLDPAKGEVTDPCDSLYGAVCKGTHCACPPGTTEDKALSFCSKTRGGGSQGGGGGGGGAIDDLGLPLDYEPNKPKPAPPPAPASPKDKPPQQPQPGYNPNQPGYNPNQPGYNPNQPGYNPNQPGYNPNQPGYNPNQPGYNPNQPGGKIKGKGGNDNMGEEVGGGVGGLVMLLIMGGLIYFCCCRGGKHKQVMSRFQGLPFMNRGQQAAPGGAVPMQSAMIQQDPNFSSQHTYVPPNSQQPPPDQYPPPAGVGGPPMQPYPPQPYYPPAAAPYVATGVPEGYPAAGQQPPPYTQQYQPNAPPPQ
- the LOC127001474 gene encoding calcium-binding protein P-like isoform X1 — its product is MWCVAAAAVLLAAATPSQGFGVGIKGTKCNLDPAKGEVTDPCDSLYGAVCKGTHCACPPGTTEDKALSFCSKTRGGGSQGGGGGGGGAIDDLGLPLDYEPNKPKPAPPPAPASPKDKPPQQPQPGYNPNQPGYNPNQPGYNPNQPGYNPNQPGYNPNQPGYNPNQPGYNPNQPGGKIKGKGGNDNMGEEVGGGVGGLVMLLIMGGLIYFCCCRGGKHKQVMSRFQGLPFMNRGQQAAPGGAVPMQSAMIQQDPNFSSQHTYVPPNSQQPPPDQYPPPAGVYPAAPYTAQPGYAPYPPPGVGGPPMQPYPPQPYYPPAAAPYVATGVPEGYPAAGQQPPPYTQQYQPNAPPPQ
- the LOC127001474 gene encoding calcium-binding protein P-like isoform X3 is translated as MWCVAAAAVLLAAATPSQGFGVGIKGTKCNLDPAKGEVTDPCDSLYGAVCKGTHCACPPGTTEDKALSFCSKTRGGGSQGGGGGGGGAIDDLGLPLDYEPNKPKPAPPPAPASPKDKPPQQPQPGYNPNQPGYNPNQPGYNPNQPGYNPNQPGYNPNQPGYNPNQPGYNPNQPGGKIKGKGGNDNMGEEVGGGVGGLVMLLIMGGLIYFCCCRGGKHKQVMSRFQGLPFMNRGQQAAPGGAVPMQSAMIQQDPNFSSQHTYVPPNSQQPPPDQYPPPAGYPAAGQQPPPYTQQYQPNAPPPQ